A section of the Nodosilinea sp. FACHB-141 genome encodes:
- a CDS encoding transposase, with amino-acid sequence MPKLNGQMFNQVLADFAAHFDLSPDKRVVLVLDQAAFHTTANVVVPEGIHLLFLPPKSPELQPSERFWPATNEAIANRSFESLDQLEAVVAQRCRVLLNRPAFNSRTDGLSLLDEGCGLIVPI; translated from the coding sequence GTGCCAAAACTCAACGGGCAAATGTTCAACCAAGTCCTCGCTGATTTCGCCGCCCATTTTGACCTTAGTCCCGACAAGCGCGTTGTCCTGGTGTTGGATCAAGCGGCCTTCCACACAACCGCCAACGTCGTTGTCCCTGAGGGCATCCATTTATTGTTTCTGCCCCCTAAGTCCCCCGAGTTGCAGCCCTCAGAGCGTTTCTGGCCAGCGACCAATGAGGCCATCGCCAATCGAAGTTTCGAGTCGTTAGACCAATTAGAAGCGGTCGTAGCCCAGCGGTGTCGAGTCTTGCTCAACCGACCGGCGTTCAATTCGAGGACTGACGGGCTTTCACTGCTGGATGAAGGCTGTGGGCTAATTGTGCCTATCTAA
- a CDS encoding CHAT domain-containing protein: MPNHLRRRLRGLWGLLFLVGLVLAIWGGQGWSSLGLANDAIATQAGTPEQLVLTGVSFYQAGDYRSAIDRWQRALQSYGSGAEPSQRVLVYENLARAHQQVGQPAEALDAWAAATTLYRKLGDPLHLGRTLTEQAQVHLSLGQHRRAIALLCLPQAEAPADSCTPGSALALATATDDALGEVAALGSLGEAYRLQGDYPEAEAILQRGLKLAQASGYGQFEGPLLNSLGSIFQRRSRLDFRRAEAASQLGLTGIANTFSGQAQGQAQQARQLLEQALAWAQQQANLAAEWQTRLNLLPLYRQQDDPTAVNATRQRLGELVAQLPASRTLAYGAIAVGRSYQPVGTTFRCALSGDEAQAQTWLDRGAAIATQISDHRAQSFALGELGHLRECQSQLDAAVALTQQAQVAATQGLAAADSLYLWQWQAGRIARLQGDPRAAIAAYTQAVTTLESIRTEILVADRDVQFDFRDTVEPLYRELIELQLTGVTSLQAAAKQNLLPSASALESALVTADALRLAELQNYFGNDCILNPIAQARVDLLAQSTNTAVISSVVLPQRTALIVNLPNQPPQLVWIDNSSQLRDTVVQFRLGLEAFYTEPYATTVAEQLYGQLIKPLEPALTAGNITTLVFIHDGFLRSVPMAALYDGGQFLIEKYAIATTPALTLTTAAPSRPENLQALVLGSSQAVVAAGRRFPPIPAVPTEVASVLAALPGSQALLDEAFSQAQLKQALQETPFSILHFATHGQFSPDPTENFIITGQGETVTFGQLEAFIQAGNPNNPQIDLVMLTACDTAAGDDRATLGLAGVAIRAGARSAIASLWQADDAITAQISQDFYRFLKEPHLNKAQALQQAQIQAIRRGPSVTPGKWAPLILVGNWL; this comes from the coding sequence ATGCCAAACCATCTGCGTCGTCGCCTAAGGGGCTTGTGGGGCCTACTGTTTTTGGTGGGGCTGGTGCTGGCAATCTGGGGCGGCCAGGGTTGGTCGTCACTGGGGCTGGCGAACGATGCGATCGCGACTCAGGCTGGCACCCCAGAGCAGCTGGTGCTAACAGGGGTTTCCTTTTACCAAGCTGGCGACTACCGGAGCGCCATCGATCGCTGGCAACGGGCGCTACAGAGCTATGGCTCTGGCGCTGAGCCATCGCAGCGGGTGCTAGTCTACGAAAATCTGGCCAGAGCCCATCAGCAAGTGGGGCAACCCGCAGAGGCGCTAGACGCTTGGGCGGCGGCGACGACCCTCTACCGCAAGCTGGGCGACCCGCTGCACCTGGGGCGCACCTTAACTGAGCAGGCTCAGGTGCATTTGAGTCTGGGGCAGCACCGGCGGGCGATCGCCCTGCTCTGCCTACCCCAGGCCGAGGCCCCCGCAGACTCCTGCACCCCCGGTTCGGCCCTTGCTCTGGCCACCGCTACTGACGACGCCCTGGGTGAAGTGGCGGCCCTGGGCAGTCTGGGTGAAGCCTATCGTCTGCAGGGCGATTACCCAGAGGCCGAAGCTATTTTACAGCGTGGGCTGAAGCTCGCTCAGGCGTCGGGGTATGGTCAGTTTGAGGGGCCATTGCTCAACAGCCTAGGCAGCATTTTTCAGCGGCGATCGCGCCTTGACTTCCGCCGAGCAGAGGCGGCTAGCCAGCTAGGGCTAACCGGCATTGCCAACACCTTTAGCGGCCAGGCCCAGGGGCAAGCGCAGCAGGCCCGACAGCTTTTAGAACAAGCGCTTGCATGGGCTCAGCAACAGGCCAACCTGGCCGCAGAATGGCAAACCCGACTCAACCTGCTGCCCCTCTATCGCCAGCAAGACGACCCAACAGCTGTGAATGCGACCCGCCAGCGGCTGGGCGAGTTGGTAGCTCAGCTGCCAGCCAGTCGAACCCTGGCCTACGGAGCGATCGCCGTCGGTCGGTCGTATCAGCCGGTGGGCACCACCTTTCGCTGTGCCTTGTCCGGCGACGAGGCCCAAGCTCAGACCTGGCTCGACCGCGGAGCGGCGATCGCCACCCAAATCAGCGACCACCGCGCCCAATCCTTTGCTCTAGGAGAGCTGGGCCACCTGCGCGAGTGCCAGAGTCAGCTGGATGCCGCCGTGGCCCTGACCCAGCAAGCCCAGGTAGCCGCCACTCAAGGTTTAGCGGCCGCCGATAGCCTCTACCTGTGGCAGTGGCAAGCAGGCCGCATCGCTCGCCTCCAGGGCGACCCTAGAGCAGCGATCGCTGCTTATACCCAAGCTGTAACCACCTTAGAGAGCATTCGTACCGAAATTTTGGTGGCCGATCGCGACGTGCAGTTTGACTTTCGAGATACCGTCGAACCCCTCTACCGCGAGCTGATTGAACTCCAACTGACGGGGGTGACCAGTCTTCAGGCAGCGGCTAAGCAAAACCTGCTCCCATCCGCCTCTGCCCTAGAGTCGGCCCTGGTCACCGCCGATGCCCTGCGGCTAGCCGAGTTGCAAAATTACTTTGGCAACGACTGCATTCTCAACCCCATCGCCCAGGCCCGAGTCGATCTGCTGGCTCAAAGCACTAATACCGCCGTTATTAGCTCGGTCGTCCTGCCCCAGCGCACGGCCTTAATCGTTAACCTGCCCAATCAACCTCCACAGCTCGTCTGGATTGACAACAGCTCCCAGTTGAGAGACACCGTTGTGCAGTTTCGCCTAGGGTTAGAGGCCTTCTACACCGAACCCTACGCCACCACCGTGGCCGAACAGCTCTACGGTCAGCTGATCAAGCCGTTAGAACCGGCTCTCACAGCAGGCAACATTACGACCCTGGTATTTATCCACGACGGTTTTTTGCGCAGCGTGCCCATGGCGGCGCTCTATGACGGCGGCCAGTTTCTAATTGAGAAATATGCCATAGCTACTACCCCCGCTCTCACCCTGACCACCGCTGCACCCTCGCGTCCTGAGAATTTGCAGGCTCTGGTGTTGGGCAGCAGCCAGGCGGTGGTTGCTGCGGGGCGGCGATTTCCGCCTATTCCAGCGGTACCGACGGAGGTGGCCTCGGTCTTGGCAGCGCTGCCGGGCAGTCAGGCGCTGCTCGATGAGGCCTTTAGCCAAGCCCAACTGAAGCAGGCCCTGCAAGAAACCCCCTTTTCCATTCTACACTTTGCCACCCACGGGCAGTTTAGCCCCGACCCTACGGAAAATTTCATCATCACTGGGCAGGGGGAGACCGTCACCTTTGGCCAGCTAGAGGCGTTCATTCAAGCGGGGAACCCCAACAACCCACAGATTGACCTGGTCATGCTCACAGCCTGCGACACTGCCGCCGGGGATGATCGCGCCACCTTGGGTCTGGCTGGAGTGGCGATTCGGGCTGGGGCTAGAAGTGCGATCGCCTCCCTTTGGCAGGCCGACGATGCCATCACAGCTCAAATCAGCCAAGATTTTTATCGGTTTTTGAAAGAGCCCCATCTCAATAAAGCCCAAGCGCTCCAGCAAGCTCAAATTCAAGCTATTCGGCGGGGCCCTAGTGTTACCCCCGGTAAGTGGGCACCGCTAATCTTAGTGGGCAACTGGCTTTGA
- a CDS encoding helix-turn-helix domain-containing protein gives MDYLAVDELERRYRDAKGGIKRSHYQIIWFLAQGRSPADVPASTSYSRDRIYKLLRRYNEQGLSALGDQRRHNPGQAPLVNAVQQAQL, from the coding sequence GTGGATTATCTGGCAGTAGATGAGCTAGAGCGTCGCTACCGAGACGCCAAAGGGGGCATCAAGCGCTCCCACTACCAAATCATCTGGTTTCTAGCTCAAGGTCGCTCTCCAGCAGACGTACCAGCCTCAACGAGCTACAGCCGTGACCGGATTTACAAACTGTTGAGGCGCTACAACGAGCAAGGCCTTAGTGCCCTTGGCGACCAACGGCGTCATAATCCGGGGCAAGCCCCCCTGGTGAATGCGGTTCAGCAGGCTCAACTCTAG